A single window of Acinetobacter wuhouensis DNA harbors:
- a CDS encoding PilN domain-containing protein gives MAKINLLPWRDELREQKKKQFVAVCVGVALVALVSVLLAWFYFDHKLEDQEQANQLVTSTNQNLDTQLKTLDGLQERRNAIIERMKLIQGLQGQRPVIVRLVDELVRVVPAQMYITKFSRAGDKFTIEGKAESPNTVAEFLRGLEASEWYRNAFMNSFLAADENKNKAPTSVIPRVEESYGSFVVTVDLGEIASNADGDATKAEQAAGGAK, from the coding sequence ATGGCAAAGATTAATTTACTCCCTTGGCGTGATGAGCTAAGAGAGCAGAAAAAGAAACAATTTGTCGCAGTTTGTGTTGGGGTTGCATTAGTTGCTTTGGTTTCAGTGTTATTGGCATGGTTTTATTTTGATCACAAACTAGAAGATCAAGAACAAGCCAACCAATTGGTGACCAGTACCAACCAAAACTTGGATACACAATTAAAAACCTTAGATGGCCTACAAGAACGTCGTAATGCGATTATTGAGCGCATGAAGTTAATTCAAGGTTTGCAAGGTCAGCGTCCAGTCATTGTTCGTTTAGTGGATGAATTAGTACGTGTTGTCCCTGCACAAATGTATATCACTAAATTTAGTCGTGCTGGTGATAAGTTCACGATTGAAGGAAAAGCTGAAAGTCCAAATACGGTAGCGGAGTTTTTACGTGGATTAGAAGCTTCAGAATGGTATCGTAATGCATTTATGAATTCATTCTTAGCTGCGGACGAAAATAAAAATAAGGCACCAACTTCTGTGATTCCACGAGTAGAAGAATCATATGGATCTTTTGTGGTGACTGTTGATTTGGGTGAAATCGCATCTAATGCAGATGGAGATGCAACGAAAGCTGAACAAGCTGCTGGGGGGGCAAAATGA